One window from the genome of Novipirellula caenicola encodes:
- a CDS encoding DUF1559 domain-containing protein — MSAQKRPGFTLVELLVVIAIIGVLVGLLLPAVQAAREAARRMSCSNNFKQIGLGIHNYHSAYNQLPTHGTGTNNRSGGTPDATSAAQVPTSNNRLELSWLVGLMPFIEQQALWEQISNPLKDPITGAIFPSMGPSPRRWAGEQAIARYEPWATEVAALRCPSDPGVGLPAAARTNYVACVGDSVFRPAGPLNDDGSSSSATFEESRAANRGVFVPRAKMGFRDILDGLANTIAAGECNTDLGDNDVTTRAAMTTGTNPGFAGGAQACDAHIDPQRPQFWSASATFALHQGGGTESEQRRGYKWFMMRTLWGHMHTISPPNSPLCMNNNNFNTGLCPPSSRHQGGCHVLMADGAVKFVTESIEAGNQASANVGNVAGSLAPGSKSPYGLWGALGTRAAKETESSIP, encoded by the coding sequence ATGTCCGCACAAAAACGTCCAGGTTTTACCCTGGTGGAGCTGTTGGTGGTCATCGCCATCATTGGCGTCCTCGTTGGCTTGTTGTTGCCCGCCGTTCAAGCGGCCCGCGAGGCAGCTCGCCGGATGAGCTGCAGCAATAATTTCAAACAAATTGGCTTAGGGATTCACAACTACCACTCAGCCTACAATCAGCTTCCCACCCACGGCACCGGAACGAACAATCGTTCCGGCGGAACGCCGGACGCCACCAGCGCAGCTCAGGTACCGACGTCCAATAACCGGTTGGAATTGAGCTGGCTTGTTGGGCTGATGCCGTTCATTGAACAACAAGCGTTGTGGGAACAGATCAGCAATCCGCTGAAGGACCCGATCACCGGGGCGATCTTTCCATCCATGGGGCCAAGTCCTCGGCGATGGGCGGGTGAACAAGCGATCGCCCGCTACGAGCCATGGGCGACTGAAGTTGCGGCGCTGCGATGCCCTAGCGACCCCGGTGTTGGATTACCCGCTGCGGCACGGACCAACTACGTCGCCTGCGTTGGTGACTCGGTGTTCCGGCCCGCTGGACCGCTCAATGATGACGGTTCTTCTAGCTCGGCAACGTTCGAAGAATCACGAGCGGCAAACCGAGGTGTCTTCGTCCCTCGCGCAAAAATGGGCTTCCGTGATATCTTAGACGGCTTGGCCAATACAATCGCCGCAGGCGAATGCAACACCGACCTGGGCGACAACGATGTGACCACCCGTGCGGCGATGACGACGGGAACCAACCCGGGGTTTGCCGGTGGTGCTCAGGCATGCGATGCCCACATCGACCCTCAGCGTCCTCAGTTCTGGAGTGCGTCAGCCACATTCGCACTTCACCAGGGCGGCGGAACCGAATCCGAGCAACGCCGTGGCTACAAGTGGTTCATGATGCGAACGCTGTGGGGACACATGCACACCATCAGCCCACCGAACAGCCCGTTGTGCATGAACAACAACAACTTCAATACGGGGCTCTGCCCGCCCAGCAGTCGCCATCAAGGCGGATGCCATGTGTTGATGGCCGACGGCGCGGTGAAGTTTGTCACCGAATCAATCGAAGCCGGCAATCAAGCGAGTGCCAATGTCGGCAACGTGGCTGGATCGTTGGCCCCAGGCTCGAAAAGTCCGTATGGATTGTGGGGTGCCTTGGGAACGCGTGCTGCGAAAGAAACCGAATCATCGATTCCCTAA
- a CDS encoding metal ABC transporter solute-binding protein, Zn/Mn family: MKRFLSLALLLFAATWGCDSSNSTSGPSAANRATATVDPDSPIAVTATVGMVADLVRSVGGDRVNVTQICGSGVDPHLYKATRDDVDTMMRADMIFYSGLMLEGKMTDTLVKMARNKPVVAVTEAIDKDALLEPDDFAGHYDPHVWMDASAWSKCVTVIADELAAIDPPSAAAYHQRAAELQAQLAELHAYGKRVIATIPKDSRVLVTSHDAFNYFGRAYGLEVIGVQGISTESEAGLQQINELVDLLVSKKVKSVFVESSVPRKNIDSLVEGARSRGHEVHVGEKELFSDAMGPPGTYEGTYMGMLDHNMTLVARGLGGDAPEKGFQGRLSP; encoded by the coding sequence GTGAAACGTTTTCTTTCTCTTGCCTTGCTGCTGTTCGCAGCGACTTGGGGCTGTGACAGCTCCAATAGCACTTCGGGGCCATCCGCTGCGAATCGAGCCACTGCAACCGTGGACCCTGATTCGCCAATCGCGGTGACTGCGACGGTCGGAATGGTCGCCGACTTGGTCCGCAGCGTCGGCGGCGACCGCGTCAACGTCACGCAGATCTGCGGCTCGGGTGTCGACCCGCACCTGTACAAGGCGACGCGTGACGATGTCGACACGATGATGCGAGCCGACATGATTTTCTATTCGGGATTGATGTTGGAAGGCAAAATGACCGACACGTTGGTCAAGATGGCCCGCAACAAGCCGGTCGTTGCGGTCACCGAAGCGATCGACAAGGACGCCCTCTTGGAACCTGATGATTTCGCCGGCCACTACGACCCTCACGTTTGGATGGACGCGTCGGCTTGGTCCAAGTGCGTGACGGTGATCGCGGACGAATTGGCCGCGATCGATCCACCTTCGGCGGCCGCGTATCACCAGCGGGCGGCAGAACTGCAAGCACAACTGGCCGAGCTTCATGCGTATGGTAAACGGGTGATTGCGACGATTCCCAAGGACAGTCGCGTTTTGGTGACCTCGCACGATGCCTTCAATTATTTTGGCCGTGCCTACGGTTTGGAAGTGATCGGAGTGCAAGGCATCTCGACGGAATCCGAAGCGGGCTTGCAACAAATCAATGAACTGGTTGATTTGCTGGTCAGTAAAAAAGTGAAGTCGGTGTTCGTCGAAAGCAGCGTGCCACGAAAGAACATCGATTCGTTGGTCGAGGGGGCTCGTTCGCGAGGCCACGAGGTTCACGTTGGAGAGAAAGAATTATTCAGCGACGCAATGGGACCGCCGGGCACCTACGAGGGCACCTATATGGGGATGCTCGACCACAACATGACCTTGGTGGCTCGCGGTTTGGGCGGCGACGCCCCTGAGAAAGGTTTTCAAGGTAGACTGAGCCCATGA
- a CDS encoding ABC transporter ATP-binding protein produces MSQAAATPKPGDNQTSIALSVDDLTVAYHRKPVIWDVGFDLPAGSLIGVVGPNGAGKSTLLKAVMDLVPVASGRVKVFGDSYRRNRNRVGYVPQRESVDWDFPVDALDVVAMGLYSKIGWCLPVRKKHRQAAMEALDRVGIADLARRQISQLSGGQQQRTFLARALVQDADLYLMDEPFAAVDASTEKAIVEILRELKARDKTAVVIHHDLQTVPEYFDYVVLLNMRVVAHGPVEETFTSENLNKTYGGRLTLLDEVSEAMRRRERSL; encoded by the coding sequence ATGAGCCAAGCCGCAGCGACACCGAAACCAGGCGACAACCAGACATCGATTGCATTGTCGGTCGATGATTTGACGGTCGCGTACCACCGCAAACCGGTGATTTGGGACGTCGGTTTCGATTTGCCTGCCGGATCGTTGATCGGCGTGGTCGGCCCCAACGGGGCGGGCAAAAGCACGCTACTAAAAGCGGTCATGGACTTGGTGCCGGTCGCATCAGGCCGCGTCAAGGTGTTTGGCGATAGCTACCGTCGCAATCGAAACCGGGTTGGCTATGTGCCGCAGCGAGAAAGTGTCGATTGGGATTTCCCGGTCGATGCACTCGACGTGGTCGCGATGGGTTTGTACAGCAAGATCGGATGGTGTTTACCGGTTCGCAAGAAACATCGGCAAGCTGCCATGGAAGCGCTCGACCGCGTGGGGATCGCTGACCTTGCGCGTCGCCAAATCAGCCAATTATCGGGCGGTCAACAACAGCGAACGTTCCTGGCGCGAGCCCTGGTTCAAGACGCCGATTTGTATCTGATGGACGAACCCTTTGCCGCAGTCGATGCGTCCACGGAAAAGGCCATTGTCGAGATCCTTCGTGAATTGAAAGCTCGAGACAAAACCGCGGTCGTGATTCACCATGACTTGCAAACCGTCCCCGAATATTTTGATTACGTCGTGCTGTTGAACATGCGGGTCGTGGCCCACGGCCCCGTGGAAGAGACCTTTACCTCGGAAAACCTGAACAAGACCTACGGGGGACGCTTGACGTTATTGGACGAAGTCAGCGAAGCGATGCGGCGCCGGGAGCGATCGCTGTGA